The stretch of DNA GAGCTTGTTAAATCAAAACCTAGGCCTCATAAGAACGAACATTTATTCTTGAATGACATAAGCGGATCATGTGAATGGATTAGCAGCTGGTTTTTCATGTTAATGTTTTCAGCGCAAACCGCATTTAAGAAATCAAGAATGTTTGAATTCGATAATAAGGTAATCGAAACAACTGATGCTTTAAAAGAGGAGTATCTAATCGATTCGTTCATAAAGGTTAAGGATTTGCGTATAAAAAATATGATGGTTCATGGAACCTCAGACATGTATTCGGCATTTAAGAGCTTTCAGGAAAGAGCGAATATCAGCAATAAATCTTATGTAATTATTTTATCAGACTGCCGGGACTGGGCAGGTCCTAAGGTTCATGGCATTCCTGCAAGTGTGGATCTCGTTGAGGAAATGGTAAGGGATTCCAAAAAGGTTATAATTTTAAATCCTGAAGATAGAAAGAAATGGGATATTGTGGACAGTTGTGTTTCCTTGTATCAGGATGCGGGAGCCCAGGTGTTTGAAGTAAACACATTAAATCAGTTAGCACAATTTGTAGAACAGATGTAGGTAGTATAATATGCAATGTAGTAAATGTGGTAATCCTAAAGTTATTATTAAAAAAGAGCAATCCGGCCAGCTGTTATGCAAGGATTGTTTTATTGAATCAATTGAAAAAAAAGTTATCAAAACCGTCAGAAAAGAAAAATTATTGGATAAAGGCGATAAAGTTCTAGTGGCTCTTTCCGGCGGAAAGGATAGTGTAACAACACTTGAAATATTAAATAGTTTCAGAAAACTGAATATCATAGATATCTGTGCGGTAACTGTTGATGAGGGAATTGCAAACTATCGTCAGGGAGGAGTGGATATAGCTATCCGCCATGCTGAAAGGCTAGGCATAGAACATAAGGTTGTCTCTCTTAAGGATGAATACGGAATCACCTTGGATGAAATAATGCAGAGAGATAACCATAAGGGATCATGTACTTATTGCGGTGTATTCAGAAGGACAATCATCAATAAAGCCGCTCGTGAAATGGGCGCAACCAAAATCGCTACCGGACACAATTTGGATGATGAAGTTCAGGCTATCATGATGAATTATCTGGAAGGCAACACAGACAATTTAACAAAATTAGGTGCAAAAACAGAATCCAAAGCAGAAGAATTCAC from Methanobrevibacter sp. YE315 encodes:
- a CDS encoding TIGR00269 family protein, which produces MQCSKCGNPKVIIKKEQSGQLLCKDCFIESIEKKVIKTVRKEKLLDKGDKVLVALSGGKDSVTTLEILNSFRKLNIIDICAVTVDEGIANYRQGGVDIAIRHAERLGIEHKVVSLKDEYGITLDEIMQRDNHKGSCTYCGVFRRTIINKAAREMGATKIATGHNLDDEVQAIMMNYLEGNTDNLTKLGAKTESKAEEFTVKIKPLREIPEREIGLYVVAKELEVHFDSCPYAMQSFRGEVSQVINQLSEKHPTIKYSTLRGYDKIKAILKEELKKDYSHGRCVRCGEPSANELCKACSFLEELGL